The Montipora foliosa isolate CH-2021 chromosome 14, ASM3666993v2, whole genome shotgun sequence genome window below encodes:
- the LOC137984435 gene encoding uncharacterized protein, translating to MQRFKILVIQGQLSKRGSGRDRIKVHVFRNTSSPTIENHCLRKTSQVREGEFGSDAKAFVDNNFYVDDDLHSASDARSAVDFLCRTQAMLASVNLRLHKIASSHVEVMQYFPSEDHASGLHNVDFSKGPIPLQ from the coding sequence ATGCAGAGATTTAAGATTCTTGTGATACAAGGACAACTTTCCAAAAGGGGAAGTGGTAGAGACAGGATAAAAGTTCATGTATTCAGAAACACTTCATCACCAACCATAGAAAACCATTGCCTACGCAAGACTTCACAAGTCAGAGAAGGAGAGTTTGGGTCGGATGCTAAAGCATTTGTGGACAACAACTTTTACGTTGACGATGATCTTCATTCAGCATCAGACGCCAGAAGTGCAGTAGACTTTCTTTGTCGTACTCAGGCAATGCTCGCAAGCGTAAACCTTCGCCTACACAAAATCGCCTCAAGCCACGTGGAAGTCATGCAATACTTCCCATCAGAAGATCACGCAAGTGGACTCCACAATGTAGACTTCAGCAAAGGCCCTATCCCTCTGCAGTGA